GTTGCAAATTCCTTAGGTAGTGCATCATGAATTGGTCTTGTTCAATTTGATTGAACAACAACACATACAAGGCAATTTTTTGAGCAAAATAATATTAACTCTATTTTGCAAAATGTTCCTATGGGTGGACATGCTATTATTGCGATGAGCATTTCAACAATTGTAACAGCAGGAACTGCATTTGGACTATTAAAAACAAAATGAGGTAAAGAAAGTTTAAAACAGCATTTAAAAAATAAGTAAAATATATTTATCAGGAGGTAAATATATGACAACTAGCAAAAAATGAAATATTATATTTGATTATTTAATGTTATTAATTAGAGAAAATAGAGTTAAAAATGGTGAAACTTTACCAAGTCAGCAATTTTTAAAAACTAAATTTCATTTTTCTGAACAACCAATTAAAAGGGCATTTAATAAATTGATTGAACTACAACTTGTAAAAGCCGTCAATGGGAAAGGATTTGTAGTTATGGATAAATTAACAAATAATAATTTATTTAGTTTTAGAGAATTATATCCAAACGCCATCAGTTCATATTATGCTTTTAAAATTCATGAAATGAATTCAAAGTTTAAAAATTTATTTAATATCAAGACAAATCATAAATTCCTGCATTTTAAATGTAATAGAAAAATTGATGATAAAATTATTGTTTATCAAGAAAGCTTTTTAAATTTAAATTATTTTCAAAGTTTTAATGAAAAATACTTAAAAGATAATGGTTTATTCAAATATATTGAAAATATTACAAAATTAAAAATAAGTCATGTTTCAAAAAAATTTTTTATATGGATGAAAAATGAATAAGGATTTATCAACATATTTTGATACAGCAAATATTTCATGTTCAATAGTAGATGTTGGTAAAACATATGAAATATATGGTGATATTGTTGAATATAGAATTAGTTATTATAATCCATATTATTTTAAATGAAGTTTTATTGAATGAAGACAATAAAGGAGCACTATGAAAAAGAAACCAACAAATTTTCTAAATGAAAATGATTTAATTTTATTTGAAGAAATGCATATTGAAAAAGAAAAGGACTGATATACTAATCAATTTCACTTATCATCATTTTCAGGGCTTATCAATGACCCTAATGGTTTAATTAAAGTTAATGATATATATTATATTTTTATGCAAAATGTTCCATATTCATCAGAACATAAGAAAAAATCATGATGTTTATATACAACAAAAAATTTTATTGATTATAAATATGAAGGAATCGTAGTTACTCCAAGTTGTAAATTTGATCAAGATGGTACTTTTTCAGGGAGTGCAGAATATAATAATGGTTTTGAAATTTTTTATACAGGAAATGTTAAAATAGGAAATAAAAAAAGAACAGCATATACAATTAATGCAAAAATTGATTTCCTCAATAAAAGAACAATTAAAAAAATCCTTTTTGAAGAGGACCTGACAAAATATTCGGGACATTTTCGGGACCCTATCATAATCAGAAAGGGGATTAATAAATTTATGCTAAATGGTGCTCAGACAAAAGATAATAATGGTGTTATAAGTATATATAAATTTATAAAAGATAAATGATTATTTATTCGTAATGAAGAACTTAATTTAAAGGAAGAATTACCAAATTATATGCTTGAGTGTCCAAATTATTTAAATTATAATGGATATGAAGCAATTATATTTTGTGCAGAAAGATATCATTCACTAAATGATGGAGGACATTTTGTCTATTATAAAACTTTAACAATTGATGAGCATTTTAATCTTTCAAACTTGTCAAATCTTTCTAAATTAGATTATGGGTTTGATTTTTATGCTCCACAAATTTTTCAAAATTCAAATAAAAAAATGCTAATGGGATGATTAGGAAATTCGGCTTCTAATTTAAAACATTCCAAAGTATGAAACTATCAGTTAACAATACCTAGAGAGATTTTTATCGCAAATAATAAAATTTATCAAAATCCAATTGAAGAACTTGAACAACTAAGAGTTAGGGAAATTAAGAATAATCACTATAATAATGGATTATTTGAGATTATTGCAAATAATATTTTAGATAATTTTGAAATTATAATTAAAAATCCCCAAACTAAAAAAATTATTATTAGTTATTCAAATAACATTTTTAAAATTGACAGAAGTAATTGTGATTATAATGATATTAATAATTTACCTCCTGTAATTAAAAAGAAAATATAGTTATTAAAACGATTAGAATTTTGGTAGATCGAAGTTGCATGGAAATATTTATAAATAATGGCATATTTGTTTTTAGTGTTAGATTTTTTATTATGAAGCATAATAAGATAATCCATAATCTGAAAAATTATAAAATATATCAATTAAAACCATATAATATTATTTCTAAAAATAATATTATCTTTGATCAAATTTTGGAAAACTAATTTAAAAGGACACTTGTTAAATCTCCATATAAAAAAGGGGATAATAAATTATAAATAAAGAGAATGAAATAGGATTAGTTTTAATCCTATTTTTTTAATTGTGATATTGTTGATATACATTATGTTTGTATCAATAGTTATTTATTACCAACATTAATTACTTTTAATGCAGGGAAATTAGTGTATGACACAAGAGACGATGTAATTGCAACTTTAGTAGGAGGAAACATTTTAAAATATTATATATTTCGGTATAATTAATTATATTAAAGAAGGATAAAAACTATGGAAATTCGAACAATTAAAGAACACAAAAAAGAAGAGACAAGAGAACTTATTTTTGAAGCATTTAATACTAATGATAAGAAAGATGTTATTGAACATATTTTAGTTGATAATTTAAGATTATTACCTGAGTATGATGCATCGTTTGATGTTGTTGCTATTATTAATAATCAAATTGTTGGACATGCTTTTTTAAGCACTGTTACAATTAATGATAATAATAACTTACTTTGTTTAGCACCAATTGCAGTTAAGAAAGAATATCAAGGACAAAAGATTGGAACTCAATTAATTAAATTTTTAGAAACTAAAGCAACTGAAAAGGGGTATCAAGCAATTTTTATTTTAGGAGACCCACAGTATTATTCAAAATTTAATTATGTTCCTGCTGTTAATTATGAGATTAAAGCTCCTTTTGAAATTGATGATAAATATTTTATGGTGAAAGAGTTATATTTAAATAGTTTATCTAATATTACTGGAACGTTACAATATTCACCACCATTTCGAACTTAATTAAAATTGTTTTTAGGAAATCAATGGTTGTTGGATTTGAACTGTCTTAAAAGATAGGATGAAATATCAGACTTCAGTTGCATGAGCAGGGTCAGGAAAACAACCTGTTGGTTTAACG
This genomic window from Spiroplasma sp. SV19 contains:
- a CDS encoding N-acetyltransferase; its protein translation is MEIRTIKEHKKEETRELIFEAFNTNDKKDVIEHILVDNLRLLPEYDASFDVVAIINNQIVGHAFLSTVTINDNNNLLCLAPIAVKKEYQGQKIGTQLIKFLETKATEKGYQAIFILGDPQYYSKFNYVPAVNYEIKAPFEIDDKYFMVKELYLNSLSNITGTLQYSPPFRT
- a CDS encoding GntR family transcriptional regulator, which gives rise to MTTSKKWNIIFDYLMLLIRENRVKNGETLPSQQFLKTKFHFSEQPIKRAFNKLIELQLVKAVNGKGFVVMDKLTNNNLFSFRELYPNAISSYYAFKIHEMNSKFKNLFNIKTNHKFLHFKCNRKIDDKIIVYQESFLNLNYFQSFNEKYLKDNGLFKYIENITKLKISHVSKKFFIWMKNE